One Thiobacillus sp. genomic region harbors:
- a CDS encoding cytochrome b/b6 domain-containing protein, whose product MTRLLVWDLPTRLFHWLFAIAFLAAYLLGDAEGWLGWHSYFGYLAGGLVLFRLAWGFLGGHFSRFSTFPPNPASALNYLKDLAAGGGTRHVGHNPAGALAIHALLFLGLATALSGMALLGADPGHDPLAGLVQGSWKDLLEEAHEFCANAMLALVALHLMGVALGSLRHGENLPRAMVTGYKDGQADDARPVKPALLVAALMLAGLGTFTVLHDFTIPCDDNVAACGQAGERQELGGGDDDD is encoded by the coding sequence ATGACGCGCCTGCTGGTCTGGGACCTGCCCACCCGTCTTTTTCACTGGTTGTTCGCCATCGCCTTCCTGGCCGCCTACCTCCTGGGCGATGCCGAGGGATGGCTGGGCTGGCACAGCTACTTCGGTTACCTCGCGGGCGGACTGGTATTGTTCCGCCTGGCCTGGGGATTCCTGGGCGGTCACTTCAGCCGCTTCAGCACCTTCCCGCCCAACCCCGCCTCCGCGCTGAACTACCTGAAGGATCTGGCCGCGGGCGGTGGCACGCGGCATGTAGGCCACAATCCCGCCGGGGCTCTGGCCATCCATGCCCTGCTCTTCCTGGGCCTGGCCACGGCCTTGAGCGGCATGGCCCTCCTGGGCGCGGACCCGGGGCATGACCCCCTGGCCGGCCTCGTGCAGGGCAGCTGGAAGGACCTGCTGGAGGAAGCCCACGAGTTTTGCGCCAACGCCATGCTGGCCCTGGTGGCCCTGCATCTGATGGGCGTCGCCCTGGGCAGCCTGCGCCATGGCGAGAACCTGCCCCGGGCCATGGTGACGGGCTACAAGGATGGCCAGGCCGACGACGCCAGGCCCGTAAAGCCCGCCCTGCTCGTGGCCGCTCTGATGCTGGCCGGGCTGGGAACCTTCACCGTGCTGCACGACTTCACCATCCCCTGCGATGACAACGTGGCTGCCTGCGGGCAGGCCGGCGAACGCCAAGAACTTGGCGGTGGCGACGATGACGATTGA
- a CDS encoding mechanosensitive ion channel encodes MDPALSDNLLATLSSWQALIQHPLFWWEVGVLVLAAAGALLVHRTLGQGLAVRTEQNAEFAMRSLALKTLQRVLFPISMLLGVFAGRALLNHRGYPVDLLNLAVPLLTSLATIRIVVFFLRKTFRPGPAVKAWENLIATSVWILVALHLLGWLPAVLQALDGVAMQMGQTRVSLLETGKLILSLVVLWILALWLARLIENRVSQAQYINASMQVALVKLSRFLLLVAAFLMALNAVGIDLTALAVLGGAVGVGLGFGLKSIASNFISGFIVLFDRSIRPGDVITIDNTFGWVQELHARYIVVRDRDGVERLIPNETLITTEVINWSYTDRNVRLKIPVSISYDDDPEQAMALLLGAARANPRVLDDPAPAARLMNFGDNGIELELRVWIQDPESGLANVRSDVNVAIWRAFKAAGITIPFPQRDLHIRGGALLPEK; translated from the coding sequence ATGGATCCCGCCCTCTCCGATAACCTCCTGGCCACGCTGTCCAGTTGGCAGGCCCTGATCCAGCACCCCTTGTTCTGGTGGGAGGTGGGCGTCCTGGTCCTGGCCGCCGCGGGCGCCCTGCTGGTGCATCGGACCCTGGGCCAGGGCCTGGCAGTGCGCACGGAGCAGAACGCCGAGTTCGCCATGCGCAGCCTGGCCCTCAAGACCCTGCAACGGGTTCTCTTTCCCATCAGCATGCTGCTGGGCGTGTTCGCGGGCAGGGCCCTGCTGAACCACCGGGGCTACCCGGTGGACCTGCTCAACCTGGCCGTGCCCCTGCTCACCTCCCTGGCCACCATACGCATCGTCGTCTTTTTCCTGCGCAAGACCTTCAGGCCAGGCCCGGCGGTGAAGGCCTGGGAGAACCTGATCGCCACGTCGGTATGGATCTTGGTGGCCCTGCACCTGCTGGGATGGCTGCCCGCCGTGCTGCAGGCCCTGGACGGGGTGGCCATGCAGATGGGGCAGACCCGCGTGTCCCTGCTGGAGACCGGCAAGCTGATTCTTTCCCTGGTGGTGCTGTGGATCCTGGCCCTGTGGCTGGCCCGACTCATCGAGAACCGGGTGAGCCAGGCCCAGTACATCAACGCCAGCATGCAGGTGGCCCTGGTCAAGCTCAGCAGGTTCCTGCTCCTGGTGGCGGCCTTCCTGATGGCCCTCAACGCCGTGGGCATCGACCTCACCGCCCTGGCGGTGTTGGGCGGAGCGGTGGGCGTGGGCCTGGGCTTCGGCCTGAAGAGCATCGCCAGCAACTTCATCAGCGGCTTCATCGTCCTCTTCGACCGCTCCATCCGCCCCGGCGATGTCATCACCATCGACAACACCTTCGGCTGGGTGCAGGAACTGCATGCCCGCTATATCGTCGTGCGGGACCGGGACGGGGTGGAGCGCCTGATCCCCAACGAGACCCTCATCACCACCGAGGTCATCAACTGGAGCTACACGGATCGCAACGTGCGCCTGAAGATTCCCGTCTCCATCAGTTACGACGACGACCCGGAGCAGGCCATGGCCCTGCTGCTGGGGGCGGCCAGGGCCAACCCCCGGGTGCTGGACGACCCCGCCCCCGCCGCCCGCTTGATGAATTTCGGCGACAACGGCATCGAACTGGAACTGCGGGTCTGGATCCAGGATCCGGAGTCGGGCCTGGCCAATGTGCGCTCCGACGTGAACGTGGCCATCTGGCGGGCCTTCAAGGCCGCGGGCATCACCATTCCATTTCCCCAGCGGGACCTGCATATCCGCGGCGGAGCGCTCCTGCCCGAGAAGTAG